From a region of the Acidimicrobiia bacterium genome:
- a CDS encoding LLM class flavin-dependent oxidoreductase, translated as MRFGYGLITCQRHPDDARSDVDLYREALELAEEAEAWGFDSVWTSEHHFQDDAYMPSVLPLSAAIAARTTRIHIGVGVALAPFYDPIRLAEDAATVDLISEGRFILGLGLGWLDWEFEAFGQSRRDRVPRTESLISVCRQAWGHGLLEQTGVQVTPKPAQAGGPPIWIGATAEPAVRRAGKLADGFMASEPTPTAFAEQVGWVNKERSVSESSPFEMSGYWPVFVSEDDHAWERVRPYLHYMEWKYQDSEQSRGRLGPLPHAPALDPETEVALRSASVFGTPEQVVGQIRGLADIAGNDFTFVGRFYYPGMDRDVMRESARLFAEEVIPACR; from the coding sequence ATGCGCTTCGGATATGGACTCATTACGTGTCAACGACATCCGGACGATGCTCGGTCAGATGTGGATCTGTATCGGGAGGCGCTCGAACTGGCGGAAGAGGCCGAGGCGTGGGGGTTTGACTCGGTTTGGACCAGTGAGCACCACTTTCAGGATGACGCCTACATGCCATCGGTTCTTCCGCTGTCGGCGGCCATCGCGGCGAGGACAACCCGGATTCACATCGGAGTCGGAGTCGCCCTGGCCCCGTTCTACGATCCGATCCGGTTGGCTGAAGATGCAGCGACCGTTGACCTCATATCTGAGGGTCGCTTCATTCTCGGTCTCGGACTCGGGTGGTTGGATTGGGAGTTCGAAGCCTTCGGGCAGTCCCGCAGAGACCGGGTACCTCGCACCGAGAGTCTGATTTCCGTGTGTCGGCAAGCCTGGGGCCACGGCTTGCTGGAACAGACCGGCGTCCAGGTCACCCCCAAGCCGGCCCAGGCTGGAGGTCCTCCGATTTGGATTGGTGCCACCGCCGAACCAGCCGTCAGGAGGGCCGGAAAGCTCGCAGACGGGTTCATGGCTTCCGAGCCAACCCCGACAGCCTTTGCGGAACAGGTCGGCTGGGTCAATAAGGAGCGTTCGGTTTCGGAGTCGTCTCCGTTTGAGATGTCGGGCTACTGGCCGGTGTTCGTATCCGAGGACGACCATGCCTGGGAAAGAGTGCGGCCGTATCTCCACTATATGGAGTGGAAGTACCAGGACTCCGAGCAGAGCCGGGGTCGGTTGGGTCCGCTGCCCCATGCGCCGGCACTCGATCCGGAAACCGAAGTGGCCCTGCGATCGGCATCGGTCTTCGGAACGCCCGAGCAGGTAGTTGGTCAAATACGTGGATTGGCGGACATTGCCGGTAACGACTTCACGTTCGTCGGGCGGTTTTACTACCCGGGTATGGACCGGGACGTCATGCGTGAATCCGCCCGGCTATTCGCAGAGGAAGTGATCCCCGCCTGTCGCTAG